One Solanum lycopersicum chromosome 2, SLM_r2.1 genomic region harbors:
- the LOC104646014 gene encoding glycine-rich protein 2-like: MTGSWAILLLLVATVLSSICLVNGLNVDHEKTRGRFSQVNVTTSNARNTTFVSDVMVNIENAGKNRGQGGGGGGGGGGGYGGGGGGGGGDGGGGGGGGGKGSGGNGKSRGHEGKHDKGSGGRKGAGGGGGKGKGGGGGGGGGGGGKGGGGGGGGGKGKGGGGGGGGGGGGGGGWGWGWGGGGGGGSGGGGGGGGGGGGGGGGGGGGGNCWGWGCWDYPPKGN; this comes from the coding sequence ATGACGGGTTCTTGGGCTATACTTTTGTTGTTAGTTGCAACTGTTCTGAGCTCAATATGTTTGGTTAATGGGCTTAATGTGGATCATGAGAAAACTAGGGGGAGATTTTCTCAAGTTAATGTCACTACTTCCAATGCAAGGAACACAACTTTTGTGAGTGATGTTATGGTGAATATTGAAAATGCTGGAAAAAATAGGGGCCAGGGAGGTGGAGGAGGCGGGGGAGGAGGTGGTGGTTATGGTGGAGGAGGGGGAGGCGGTGGTGGTGATggtggaggaggaggaggaggaggtggAAAGGGGAGTGGAGGAAATGGAAAAAGTAGAGGGCATGAAGGAAAACATGACAAAGGAAGTGGTGGGAGAAAAGGAGCTGGTGGTGGTGGAGGTAAAGGTAAAGGTGGTGGAGGAGGAGGTGGAGGTGGAGGTGGAGGTAAAGGTGGTGGAGGAGGTGGAGGAGGAGGTAAAGGTAAAGGTGGTGGAGGGGGCGGAGGTGGAGGTGGAGGTGGAGGTGGAGGTTGGGGCTGGGGCTGGGGAGGAGGAGGTGGTGGTGGTAGCGGAGGaggaggtggtggtggtggtggtggaggtggAGGTGGAGGTGGAGGAGGAGGAGGGGGCAATTGTTGGGGATGGGGATGTTGGGATTATCCTCCAAAAGGCAACTAA
- the LOC101249135 gene encoding GATA transcription factor 5-like, giving the protein MKSPTEKYKGKIKRETGEEKEVFRRSFKEESKKYLFPISSSTFFIFLLSYLFLLLYIQEMDCAEWALRNSFVPETPLKMTQNQTFGDDFSAAGAGQNGVSGDDFFVDDLLDFSNGFVEGEGDEEEEEGKNQGGEGISVQKPCSVSIAVSPLKKTEIDDKGKVTISVNEDFASLPVSEISVPTDDLDSLEWLSHFVEESFSGYSLAYPAGKLPVEKKTGDGEIPVEEKKPCFATPVQTKARTKRGRSSVRVWPVCSGSLTESSSSSTSSSSTTTMSSSPPTGSWFLYPTPVHSAESPGKPLAKKLKKKPASHGGNGPQQPRRCSHCGVQKTPQWRAGPMGAKTLCNACGVRFKSGRLLPEYRPACSPTFSTELHSNNHRKVLEMRRKKESEETGLTQPVQSF; this is encoded by the exons ATGAAATCCCCCACAGAAAAGtacaaaggaaaaataaaaagagaaacagGGGAAGAAAAAGAAGTATTTAGGAGAAGTTTTAAGGAAGaaagcaaaaaatatttattcccTATCTCCTCATCCaccttcttcatcttcctcctctcttatctttttcttcttctatataTCCAg GAAATGGACTGTGCGGAGTGGGCTTTGAGAAACAGTTTTGTGCCTGAGACACCATTGAAAATGACCCAAAACCAGACCTTCGGGGATGACTTCTCTGCCGCCGGTGCCGGTCAAAATGGAGTCTCCGGCGATGATTTCTTCGTTGACGACTTGCTTGACTTCTCCAATGGCTTTGTTGAAGGTGAAggtgatgaagaagaagaagaaggaaaaaaccAGGGAGGAGAAGGTATCTCTGTTCAAAAACCATGCTCTGTTTCAATTGCTGTTTCTCCTCTGAAAAAAACAGAAATTGATGACAAGGGCAAAGTCACCATTTCTGTTAATGAAGATTTCGCTTCTCTTCCTGTTAGTGAAATCAGTGTTCCG ACTGATGACTTGGATAGCCTTGAATGGCTGTCTCATTTTGTTGAAGAGTCGTTTTCTGGGTATTCACTTGCATATCCCGCCGGGAAATTGCCGGTCGAGAAAAAAACAGGCGACGGAGAAATTCCGGTTGAAGAGAAGAAGCCCTGTTTTGCAACTCCGGTTCAAACCAAGGCAAGAACTAAGCGAGGAAGGAGTAGCGTCCGAGTTTGGCCAGTCTGTTCAGGTTCATTGACCgaatcatcttcttcttctacttcctCATCTTCCACCACCACCATGTCGTCATCTCCACCTACTGGTTCTTGGTTCCTATACCCAACTCCGGTTCACTCTGCAGAGTCACCAGGTAAACCACTGGCTAAGAAGCTGAAGAAGAAACCGGCGTCACATGGTGGAAATGGGCCTCAGCAACCACGGCGGTGCAGCCATTGTGGGGTTCAGAAAACCCCACAGTGGCGAGCCGGTCCAATGGGTGCAAAAACTCTTTGCAATGCTTGTGGGGTTCGCTTCAAATCCGGTCGGCTGCTTCCAGAGTACCGTCCGGCATGCAGCCCGACGTTTTCCACCGAGCTCCACTCAAACAATCACCGGAAAGTTCTGGAAATGCGGCGGAAGAAGGAATCAGAAGAAACCGGTTTAACTCAGCCGGTTCAGAGTTTTTGA
- the LOC101248831 gene encoding LRR receptor-like serine/threonine-protein kinase FLS2, with translation MRQLFEATLYLIRLQIPNLNHIHLFSFPIIITTNMEICVWRNPFLFILFYIIFSVFVPSPSECCHLVDKTSLLDFKQKVTSDPSNLLKSWTLSTDCCKSWEGIACNSNGRVVNVSRPGLSSGDDFIIDTSMSGTLSPSLANLSFLELLDLSNLKDLTGPIPPEFGKLSRLSYLFLDTNKLSGSIPVTFKYLHQLKKLYLSDNTLSGTIPSSIFESFLSLSQLGLSTNQLSGPIPSSIGNLVSLSKLDMSRNKLFGSIPESIGRLKSLSYVDLSENELSGKIPNSIGNLSQVSLMYLNQNQLRGKIPSSISGLSSLVFCRLSENQLSGSIPPSIGNLPKIQRLIFENNKLSGKLPATLGHLVTLTDMYFSNNLFTGKIPSSFGNLKNLQILDLSKNKLSGEIPHQLVKLVSLQTLDLSFNPLGLSRIPNWFKKLGLFRLILAKTGIRGKLPSWLASSSLSTLDLSNNGLTGKLPTWIGNMTNLSLLNLSNNAFHSSIPEEFKNLTLLMDLDLHSNRFSGNLRAILSKNFQDPLGHYNSIDLAYNMFNGPLDENIGNEPVMDSILSLSLSHNPLTGHIPKSLGNLTTLQEIKLAENGLTGGIPTELGNAKELKTILLSNNNLEGAIPAQVLNLKDLQEFDVSENRLSGSIPPHKAKIPKSAFLGNHGLCGAPLPPCSHT, from the coding sequence ATGAGGCAACTGTTTGAAGCTACTCTATATTTAATACGCCTCCAAATTCCTAATCTCAATCATATAcatctattttcatttccaatAATCATAACAACAAATATGGAAATTTGTGTTTGGAGAAATCCCTTCTTGTTCATCTTATTTTACATAATCTTCTCTGTTTTTGTTCCAAGTCCATCAGAATGTTGTCATTTGGTTGACAAAACATCTTTGTTAGACTTTAAACAAAAAGTCACTTCTGATCCTTCAAACTTATTGAAATCATGGACACTTTCAACTGATTGTTGCAAATCTTGGGAAGGCATTGCTTGTAATTCCAATGGAAGGGTTGTCAACGTCTCTCGCCCTGGCCTTTCTTCAGGGGACGATTTCATTATCGATACTTCAATGTCTGGAACTCTTTCTCCTTCACTTGCtaatctttcttttcttgaattgCTTGATCTTAGTAATCTCAAGGACTTAACAGGCCCCATTCCACCTGAATTTGGCAAGTTATCGCGCTTGAGTTACCTCTTTCTTGATACTAACAAACTCTCAGGATCTATACCTGTCACATTTAAATATCTACACCAACTTAAGAAGCTTTATCTCAGTGATAATACTCTATCTGGTACTATCCCTTCGAGTATTTTCGAAAGCTTCCTTTCACTCTCACAACTTGGTTTATCAACAAATCAACTTTCAGGTCCAATACCATCTTCAATTGGGAATTTAGTATCATTGTCCAAGCTTGATATGAGTCGAAATAAGTTGTTTGGAAGCATTCCAGAGAGTATAGGAAGATTGAAAAGTCTTTCATATGTTGATTTGTCTGAGAATGAGTTATCTGGAAAGATTCCAAACTCTATTGGAAACCTTTCTCAAGTATCTCTAATGTATCTGAACCAAAACCAATTGAGAGGAAAAATCCCTTCATCAATATCTGGTCTCAGCTCATTGGTGTTCTGCCGTTTATCCGAAAACCAGCTGAGTGGCAGTATTCCACCTTCTATTGGGAATCTTCCGAAGATCCAAAGGCTAATATTTGAGAACAACAAGTTAAGTGGAAAACTGCCTGCAACACTTGGACATCTTGTAACTCTCACTGATATGTACTTTTCCAATAATCTATTTACAGGGAAAATCCCATCAAGTTTTGGTAATCTGAAGAATCTACAGATACTAGATTTGTCGAAAAATAAGCTCAGTGGTGAAATCCCTCATCAGCTTGTGAAGTTAGTGAGTTTACAGACATTGGATCTGTCATTTAATCCTTTGGGGCTTTCAAGAATACCAAACTGGTTTAAGAAACTAGGACTGTTTCGTCTCATTTTGGCAAAGACTGGGATTAGAGGGAAGCTTCCGAGTTGGTTGGCTTCATCCTCATTATCAACACTTGATTTATCAAACAATGGCTTGACAGGGAAGTTACCTACCTGGATTGGTAACATGACCAACCTTTCACTCTTGAATTTGTCAAACAACGCCTTCCATTCATCGATCCCTGAGGAATTCAAGAACCTGACACTGCTGATGGATCTTGATCTTCACTCAAACAGATTTTCAGGCAACTTGAGAGCAATTTTGTCCAAGAATTTTCAAGACCCCCTTGGCCACTACAATTCTATTGATCTTGCATACAACATGTTCAATGGACCATTAGACGAAAACATAGGGAATGAACCTGTCATGGACTCTATTTTGTCACTAAGTTTGTCCCACAATCCATTAACAGGACACATACCAAAATCACTGGGAAATTTGACAACTTTGCAGGAAATTAAACTAGCTGAGAATGGGCTAACAGGTGGGATTCCAACAGAACTTGGGAATGCCAAAGAACTGAAAACAATTCTACTTTCAAATAACAATTTGGAAGGTGCAATACCAGCTCAGGTTCTGAATTTGAAAGACCTACAAGAATTTGATGTATCGGAAAATCGACTAAGCGGTAGTATCCCTCCTCATAAAGCTAAAATCCCAAAGTCTGCATTTTTGGGAAATCATGGCTTGTGTGGAGCTCCACTTCCTCCTTGTAGCCACACATAG
- the LOC101248535 gene encoding probable LRR receptor-like serine/threonine-protein kinase At4g36180 has product MGCAVFFIVLYALFLHAHSTTHWQDIEVLKQLKNSVDPNSMSPGSCLNSWDFSVDPCDNLGGEKFTCGFRCDLVVSSVSRVTELALDQWNYSGSLTSVSWNLPYLQNLDISNNAFSGSLPDSLSNLTRVQRVGLSGNSLSGSIPTSLGSLSNLEELYLDNNFLEGEIPQSFNGLKNLKRLEFQGNQITGEFPELNQLINLNFIDASDNAISGELPASYPASLMELAMRNNSIEGNIPASLIGLNLIQVIDLSHNKLSGSVPASLFTHPSLEQLTLSYNQFGSVQEPGISFQNSQLIAADLSNNEIRGLLPGFLGLMPTLSSLSLENNKLSGMIPTQYALKMVFPGEGVSPFERLLLGGNYLFGPIPGPLLDLKAGSVRVRLGDNCLYRCPLRLFLCEGGEQKSLSECQAFGPIIP; this is encoded by the coding sequence ATGGGTTGTGCTGTGTTCTTTATAGTTCTCTATGCTCTGTTCTTGCATGCGCATTCAACTACTCACTGGCAAGACATTGAAGTCTTGAAGCAGCTGAAAAATAGCGTCGACCCCAATTCCATGTCACCTGGTTCATGCCTGAATTCATGGGATTTCTCTGTAGACCCTTGTGATAATCTCGGGGGTGAAAAATTCACTTGTGGTTTCCGTTGCGACCTTGTCGTTTCCTCTGTTAGCCGAGTTACTGAACTTGCTTTAGACCAGTGGAATTACTCCGGTTCACTCACTTCTGTCTCTTGGAATTTGCCTTATCTCCAAAACTTAGACATCTCTAATAATGCCTTCTCCGGTTCACTACCTGACTCACTCTCGAATCTAACGCGGGTTCAACGAGTCGGCTTATCAGGCAACTCGCTGTCTGGATCAATTCCGACTTCACTGGGTTCACTTTCAAACCTTGAAGAGCTTTACCTTGACAATAATTTCCTTGAGGGAGAAATTCCCCAAAGTTTCAACGGTCTCAAGAATTTGAAACGGCTCGAATTTCAAGGCAATCAAATTACTGGCGAGTTTCCCGAGTTGAAtcagttaattaatttaaatttcatcGATGCTAGTGATAATGCCATCTCCGGCGAACTCCCGGCGAGTTACCCGGCTTCTCTCATGGAGCTTGCGATGAGAAACAACAGCATAGAGGGTAACATTCCGGCGAGCCTCATCGGACTGAATTTGATACAAGTTATCGATCTGAGTCACAACAAACTGAGTGGGTCAGTGCCAGCGAGTCTCTTCACGCACCCATCCCTCGAACAGCTCACCCTATCATACAACCAATTCGGGTCGGTTCAGGAACCCGGGATATCGTTTCAAAACAGTCAGCTTATTGCAGCAGACTTAAGCAACAATGAGATCCGTGGTTTATTACCCGGGTTCCTGGGTTTGATGCCCACATTATCATCACTCTCACTAGAGAACAACAAGTTATCGGGTATGATACCGACCCAATATGCATTGAAAATGGTGTTTCCGGGTGAAGGGGTATCACCATTTGAGAGGCTCCTTTTAGGAGGAAACTATTTATTCGGACCGATACCGGGTCCGTTGTTGGATCTAAAAGCGGGTTCAGTGAGAGTGAGATTAGGAGACAACTGTTTGTACCGGTGCCCATTGAGATTATTTTTATGTGAAGGTGGGGAACAGAAATCATTATCGGAGTGTCAGGCTTTTGGTCCCATCATTCCTTGA